A window of Sedimentibacter sp. MB31-C6 genomic DNA:
ACCTTAGAAGGTCAAATTGTGAGTATTTCAGATAGAATAGCATATATTAATCACGATATTGATGATGCTATTAGAGCAAATATAATTAATCAAAAACAAATTCCAGATAAATTTTTAAATTTATTAGGAAATACCCACGGTGAAAGAATTAACACAATGATTATAAATATTATAGAAAATAGTAAGAACGAAAGTGATATTAAAATGAGTGAAGAAATAGCAAAAGCTACATCTGAACTCAGAGATTTTTTGTTTGAAAATGTTTATTATAATAAAATTGCTAAAAGTGAAGAAGATAAAACTACTTTTATAGTAGAAAAAATTTTCGAATACTATATCAATCATTTTGATGCACTTCCCGATTATTACTTGAAAATTTATAATGAGAATAACTTTACAAAGAATGAAGTAATTAAAGATTATATAGCAGGTATGACTGATAATTACGCAATGAATATTTTTGAAAAATTATATATTCCTAAGCCATGGCAACAATAAAACCTCCACCTATAAAAGTGGAGGTCTTAAAAAAATAAAGAAGAAATTTCTTTGGCAAATTTCTTTGAAACTTTTTTATTGACAACCACCTATGTATATGTTATAATTTACCTTCAATGTAAGGATAATGGTGATATTATGCCCTATAAATTGGATTCTGAAGTAATAGATAGAATTCTTGATGAAAATAATATTGTAGATTTAATAGAAGAATACTTACCGTTAAAGAAGGCAGGTGCAAATTATAGTACTAACTGTCCCTTTCATAAAGAAAAGACTCCGTCCTTCATTGTTTCTCCGGAGAAACAAATATTTCATTGCTTCGGATGTGGTGAAAGCGGAAATAGCATAAATTTTCTTATGAAATATAAAAATTTTACTTTTGTAGAAGCTTCTGAATATCTAGCTAAAAGAGCAGGAATAGTTTTAGAAGAGGTCGTTCCCCAAAATATTAACAACAGCAATAAAATATTATCTGACAAGCTATATGAAATAAATCGAGAAGCTGCATCATTTTTTTATAGAATCTTAAAAAAACATCCAGAAGTTATCAAGTACCTGCATAGTAGAAAAATTGATGCAAATGTAATAAAAATATTTGGAATTGGATATGCTATCAACGAATGGGATAATTTGTTAAGATATTTGTTGAATAAAGGTTTTAAAGAAGAAGATATATCTAAAACTGGATTAATAATTAAAAGTAAAAATAGAAATAATTACTATGATAGATTTAGAAACAGGGTAATATTTCCTATTTGGGACGTTAAAAGACGCATTGTTGGTTTCGGTGGTAGAGTACTTGATGATTCTTTACCCAAATACTTAAATTCACCTGAAAGTTTAGTATTTAGCAAAGGTAATAATTTATATGGAATTAATATCGCAAAGGAAACCGTACGAGATAAAAGCTTTATTTTAGTTGAAGGTTATATGGATGTAATTAAAATGCATGCTCATGGATATAATACTACAGTTGCAGCATTAGGTACTTCTTTAACTGAAAATCAAGTAAAACTTATGAAGAGATATAGTAAAAATTTTTACATAGCATTTGATGCAGATACTGCAGGACAAAAAGCTGCTCTAAAAGCTATTAACATGATTAAAAAGACTAATCTAAATGGTAGAGTAGTAGTAATCCCAGATGCAAAAGATCCAGATGAATATTTAAATAAATTCGGAAAATCAAAATTCGACAAACTTATAGAAAATTCTTTAGATTATTATAGCTTTTTAGAATTTTATTATAAAGATATATATGAAAATTCTAGTAAAGTTGAATATATAAATAAATATTTTGAAAATATAGTAAATGTAGGAAGTGAAATTGAAAAAGAATTAATTTTTGAAAAATTATCGGAAAAAGTAGGGGTTTCCAAAGATTCTATATTAAAAGAATACAACAAAATAAAAACTAAAAAGAGAAATTATGTTAAAAATGCACCACCTGTTACATATAAACCGCAGGTTAATAAAATTACTACATCACACGAAGAAGAGCTAATTAAACTAATTCTCATTAATAATGATTTTGCATTATACTTAAAAGAGATAGTAAATGAAGATACCTTTAAGGACTTGAATTTCTATAATATATTTAAAGAGATGTATAATTACAAAATCAATAATATGAATTTAAACGAAGAAAGCTTAAAAAAGATAATTAGTGATAAAATGGATGTAAGTGTTTTTGTGCAGAATGACGATGTTGATTACAATAATTTAGAGGCTTTATTCAAAGATTGTATGAAGAGACTTAAAATTAGGTATTATGAAAAAAAGAAAGCTATGCTAACTGATAGCATAAAAGAGTCTAATAATACGTTAGAGAACAATGTCATTATGAATGAAATTTTTAGCCTCGCTAAAAAAATTAAATCAACTAAGGAGGAAGTAAATTAGCCCATGATGGAAAACAAAAATGTACCTGTTAGTAAAGAGGATGAATCTGCTAAAAATGCTGAAGTCTTTCAAAAAATAGAAACAATTAAGAATAGATTATTAGAAAAAGGTAAAAAAAATGGATTTATAACATATAAAGAAGTCCTAAGATCCTTTGAAAAATTAGATATTAACCCTGAATTTATAGATGATTTTTATAAACTAATTGAAGATAATGATCTTGAAATTTTAGGATTTCAAGATGATATGATACCTGAAAAGGTAGAGGATGAAGAAGAAACTGATATAAAAGAAGATGCTGACTTCTTTGTTAGCCAAACCGATGATGATATCTTAAAGGGAGTTAATATAGATGACCCTGTAAGGATGTATTTAAAAGAAATTGGTAAAGTTCCTTTATTAACAGCCCAAGAAGAAGTAGACTTAGCGAAATTAATTCAAGATGGTGATGAGGAAGCAAAAAAAAGATTAGCAGAAGCTAACCTGCGACTAGTTGTCAGTATTGCTAAAAGATACGTTGGTAGAGGAATGCTATTTTTAGACCTTATACAAGAAGGAAATCTAGGTTTAATTAAGGCTGTAGAAAAATTCGATTATACAAAAGGTTTTAAATTTAGTACTTATGCTACATGGTGGATTCGACAAGCAATTACAAGAGCAATTGCTGATCAAGCAAGAACAATAAGAATTCCTGTTCATATGGTAGAGACAATTAATAAGCTTATTAGAATAAAAAGACAGCTTCTCCAAGAACTAGGACGAGATGCAACACCAGAAGAAATTGCACTTGAAATGGATATGGAACCTGATAAAGTTAGAGATATATTAAAAATTGCTCAAGAACCTGTTTCATTAGAAACTCCTATAGGTGAAGAAGAAGATAGTCATTTAGGTGATTTTATACCAGATGATGATGTTCAAGCTCCCTCAGATGTTGCAACATTTACTTTATTAAAAGAACAACTTTCATCAGTACTTCATACTTTAACAGATAGAGAACAAAAAGTTTTAAGATTAAGATTTGGTTTGGATGATGGAAGAGCACGAACACTTGAAGAAGTTGGTAAAGAATTTGAGGTTACAAGGGAAAGAATTAGACAAATTGAAGCAAAAGCTTTAAGAAAATTGAGACATCCAAGTAGAAGTAAAAAATTAAAGGATTATCTTGAGTAGTAGCAAATTTAATTATTGTCATTGTATGAATAAACCAAAAATTAGATTCTACTTCGTAGAATGACAAGGTAATTATGATAAATTAAAATAAATGGAATGTTTACATTCCATTTATTTTATATATATTAAATTATTGAAAAGACTATTAAAAAACATAACTTTCATCAGTCTTGCATTTTTAATTATGTAAAGAATAAGGGGAATAATATGAACCGTTTAGAATGTATAAAATCTATGGTATCAAAGTGTAATACCGCTGCTGATATTGGTACTGATCACGGATACATAGCAGAAATGCTATTACATGACAACACTGCAAAAAAAGTAATTGCTAGTGATATAAACAAAGGACCTTTAAATCGTGCAATAAAATACTTAACATCTAAGAATTTGAACTGCTATTGTGATTTTAGATTAGGTAGCGGTTTAAAAGTATTAAATAAAGAAGAAGCTGAGGCCATTATAATTGCTGGAATGGGTGGAGAGCTAATATCTAATATATTAGAAGAGTCAAAAGATATATCATCTAGTACATATCAATTAATATTACAACCTATGACTGCTGTTGATAAGTTACGGCGGTATTTATATAATAACAACTTTAAAATTATAGATGAAGATATTGTGAAAGAACAACAACATTATTATTTTATTATAAAAGCAGAACCTGGCTTCTCAATAATAGAAGATGAAATTTATTATGAATTTAGT
This region includes:
- a CDS encoding tRNA (adenine(22)-N(1))-methyltransferase — translated: MNRLECIKSMVSKCNTAADIGTDHGYIAEMLLHDNTAKKVIASDINKGPLNRAIKYLTSKNLNCYCDFRLGSGLKVLNKEEAEAIIIAGMGGELISNILEESKDISSSTYQLILQPMTAVDKLRRYLYNNNFKIIDEDIVKEQQHYYFIIKAEPGFSIIEDEIYYEFSKILIGNNNQIMKNYIIKVLQTNNKIIRNLELTNNSSYKEKINILKNKNNKIMELINNETKFNS
- the dnaG gene encoding DNA primase gives rise to the protein MPYKLDSEVIDRILDENNIVDLIEEYLPLKKAGANYSTNCPFHKEKTPSFIVSPEKQIFHCFGCGESGNSINFLMKYKNFTFVEASEYLAKRAGIVLEEVVPQNINNSNKILSDKLYEINREAASFFYRILKKHPEVIKYLHSRKIDANVIKIFGIGYAINEWDNLLRYLLNKGFKEEDISKTGLIIKSKNRNNYYDRFRNRVIFPIWDVKRRIVGFGGRVLDDSLPKYLNSPESLVFSKGNNLYGINIAKETVRDKSFILVEGYMDVIKMHAHGYNTTVAALGTSLTENQVKLMKRYSKNFYIAFDADTAGQKAALKAINMIKKTNLNGRVVVIPDAKDPDEYLNKFGKSKFDKLIENSLDYYSFLEFYYKDIYENSSKVEYINKYFENIVNVGSEIEKELIFEKLSEKVGVSKDSILKEYNKIKTKKRNYVKNAPPVTYKPQVNKITTSHEEELIKLILINNDFALYLKEIVNEDTFKDLNFYNIFKEMYNYKINNMNLNEESLKKIISDKMDVSVFVQNDDVDYNNLEALFKDCMKRLKIRYYEKKKAMLTDSIKESNNTLENNVIMNEIFSLAKKIKSTKEEVN
- the rpoD gene encoding RNA polymerase sigma factor RpoD, whose translation is MMENKNVPVSKEDESAKNAEVFQKIETIKNRLLEKGKKNGFITYKEVLRSFEKLDINPEFIDDFYKLIEDNDLEILGFQDDMIPEKVEDEEETDIKEDADFFVSQTDDDILKGVNIDDPVRMYLKEIGKVPLLTAQEEVDLAKLIQDGDEEAKKRLAEANLRLVVSIAKRYVGRGMLFLDLIQEGNLGLIKAVEKFDYTKGFKFSTYATWWIRQAITRAIADQARTIRIPVHMVETINKLIRIKRQLLQELGRDATPEEIALEMDMEPDKVRDILKIAQEPVSLETPIGEEEDSHLGDFIPDDDVQAPSDVATFTLLKEQLSSVLHTLTDREQKVLRLRFGLDDGRARTLEEVGKEFEVTRERIRQIEAKALRKLRHPSRSKKLKDYLE